From Toxotes jaculatrix isolate fToxJac2 chromosome 1, fToxJac2.pri, whole genome shotgun sequence, a single genomic window includes:
- the tmem9b gene encoding transmembrane protein 9B, which produces MKTVLLVEAFSLACFVLLCQVTAKNSEDIRCKCICPPYRDVMGQIYKQNVSLKDCNCLHVVEPMPVDGKDVEAYCLRCECKYEERSSGTIKFTIIMYLSILGLLLLYMVYLTLLEPMLKRRLFGHSQLIQSDDDVGDQQPFANAHNVLSRSHSRPNMLNKVEHAQQRWRRQVQEQRKSVFDRHVVLS; this is translated from the exons GTTTTGTGCTGTTATGCCAAGTGACAGCTAAG aattcTGAAGACATCCGCTGTAAGTGCATCTGCCCACCGTACAGAGACGTCATGGGGCAAAtctacaaacaaaatgtttctctCAAAGACTG TAACTGTCTCCATGTAGTTGAACCCATGCCAGTGGATGGAAAAGATGTGGAGGCGTACTGTTTACGTTGTGAGTGTAAATATGAAGAGAGGAGCTCAGGAACCATTAAG TTTACCATCATAATGTACCTCTCCATTTTGGGCCTGCTACTGCTGTACATGGTCTACCTGACTCTGCTGGAGCCCATGTTGAAGAGGCGTCTGTTTGGACACTCACAGCTCATTCAAAGCGATGATGATGTTGGG GATCAGCAGCCTTTTGCCAACGCTCATAATGTTCTGTCCCGTTCACACTCTCGACCCAACATGCTGAATAAGGTGGAGCATGCCCAGCAGCGCTGGAGGAGGCAGGTCCAGGAGCAGAGAAAGTCTGTGTTTGACCGCCATGTTGTTCTCAGTTAA